A stretch of the Candidatus Poribacteria bacterium genome encodes the following:
- a CDS encoding Uma2 family endonuclease has translation MSTLPAPTYLTPEEYLTWERKQPFKNEYHNGQIIAMSGASRWHNRITVDTTVQLSNQLMESECEVFAGEMRVRTSPEVSYFYPDVIVVCGEPRFEDDTFDTLLNPILVAEVLSPSTAAFDRGEKFEHYKQIASLEEYVLISQDRVRVEHYHRQGTQWIHNTFQSLEDMLRLVSIECEVPLHAIYRRVMRNAS, from the coding sequence ATGTCAACTCTTCCGGCACCGACTTATCTGACCCCCGAGGAATATCTCACTTGGGAACGTAAGCAGCCCTTTAAGAACGAATACCACAACGGGCAGATAATCGCGATGTCTGGGGCAAGTCGTTGGCACAATCGTATCACAGTAGATACAACAGTTCAACTTAGCAATCAATTGATGGAGAGCGAGTGTGAAGTCTTCGCTGGTGAGATGCGCGTGCGGACTAGCCCGGAGGTCTCTTATTTCTACCCAGATGTTATCGTTGTCTGTGGTGAACCCCGTTTTGAGGATGACACCTTTGATACACTTCTCAATCCGATTCTTGTTGCAGAAGTGCTGTCTCCGTCAACCGCAGCGTTTGACCGTGGCGAAAAATTTGAACATTATAAACAAATTGCCTCTTTAGAGGAATACGTCCTTATTTCACAGGACAGGGTGCGCGTTGAACACTACCATCGTCAAGGGACGCAGTGGATCCACAATACCTTTCAGAGCCTTGAAGATATGTTACGCCTCGTTTCAATTGAATGTGAAGTTCCCTTGCACGCTATCTACAGACGCGTTATGCGCAATGCCTCGTAA
- the gpmI gene encoding 2,3-bisphosphoglycerate-independent phosphoglycerate mutase has translation MKNQPKRPVVLIIRDGWGHNPYPEWNRVNAVHLAKTPVDDWLRQNYPYVQIHTSGADVGLPPGVIGNSEVGHQNIGAGRIVNQELLRISTMIRSGEFAQNEVLLDTIAHVKKHGTHLHLMGLASDAGVHSSLEHLYGLLALAKANGLKSDQVLIHNFSDGRDCQPDLGIQFCEQIEAKLKEIGIGQIASVIGRYYAMDRDDRWERVEVAYRLLTEGSDNSVATATDAYRDYYENPDDTNRKGDEFVRPSVVVGNDGEPLPRITDGDAVVFYNFRGDRPRELTKAFCLNEFPFQAEGKDGVVREMGFKRNCKLDVKFVTMTEYEQGMPVEAAVKKPPKMQNTLGAYVSQAGLTQFRCAETEKFPHVTFFFSDYRDEPYEGEDRQIIASPRDVTTYDQKPEMSAPGVTGEMLRRINSDKYDLIVLNYANGDMVGHTGSLPAAIKAVEAVDIGVGKIVDAVLRKDGALIVTADHGNCEQMIDPETGGIHTAHTTYDVDLIVVDNAHRGQELRTGGRLADIAPTVLHLLGLAQPVEMTGESLAS, from the coding sequence GTGAAAAATCAACCGAAACGCCCCGTCGTTCTCATTATCCGAGACGGCTGGGGCCACAACCCGTACCCTGAATGGAATCGGGTAAACGCCGTTCATCTCGCAAAGACTCCTGTAGATGACTGGCTTCGACAGAACTATCCTTATGTCCAAATCCATACCTCCGGCGCGGATGTCGGTTTACCGCCTGGCGTCATCGGCAACAGCGAAGTCGGACACCAAAACATCGGGGCAGGACGCATCGTGAACCAAGAGCTCCTCCGCATCAGCACCATGATCCGATCCGGCGAGTTTGCTCAGAACGAAGTCCTCTTAGATACGATTGCTCATGTCAAGAAACATGGAACACACCTCCATCTTATGGGACTGGCAAGCGACGCGGGTGTCCACAGTTCACTTGAGCATCTCTACGGACTCCTCGCACTCGCTAAAGCAAATGGACTCAAATCCGATCAAGTCTTGATTCACAATTTCAGCGATGGCCGCGACTGCCAGCCCGACCTCGGTATCCAATTCTGCGAGCAAATTGAAGCGAAGTTGAAAGAAATCGGTATCGGACAGATAGCCTCCGTTATTGGTCGTTATTATGCGATGGATCGGGACGACCGATGGGAACGCGTTGAAGTGGCGTACCGTCTTTTAACGGAAGGCAGCGACAACTCCGTTGCTACTGCCACAGACGCCTACCGTGATTATTATGAAAACCCGGACGATACCAACCGCAAAGGAGATGAGTTTGTGCGTCCATCTGTTGTCGTCGGAAATGACGGCGAACCGCTTCCCCGTATCACTGACGGAGATGCCGTTGTTTTCTATAACTTCCGGGGAGATCGCCCGCGAGAACTCACAAAAGCCTTTTGTCTCAATGAATTTCCGTTTCAGGCAGAAGGAAAAGATGGGGTCGTGCGAGAAATGGGTTTTAAACGGAATTGCAAACTTGACGTTAAATTTGTCACAATGACCGAGTATGAGCAAGGAATGCCTGTTGAAGCGGCTGTCAAGAAACCGCCCAAAATGCAGAATACGCTCGGTGCTTATGTCAGCCAGGCAGGCTTAACACAATTTCGATGCGCAGAGACCGAAAAATTTCCACACGTGACCTTCTTTTTTAGCGACTACCGCGATGAACCCTACGAAGGCGAAGATCGACAAATTATCGCCTCTCCACGCGACGTGACCACCTACGACCAGAAGCCGGAGATGTCCGCCCCCGGTGTGACGGGGGAGATGTTGCGTCGAATCAACTCCGACAAGTATGACCTGATAGTACTCAACTACGCCAACGGCGATATGGTGGGACACACGGGCTCGCTTCCCGCCGCTATTAAAGCAGTTGAGGCGGTTGATATAGGGGTCGGAAAAATTGTTGACGCTGTGCTTAGAAAAGACGGTGCACTCATTGTTACCGCTGACCATGGGAACTGTGAACAGATGATCGATCCCGAAACGGGTGGTATCCACACTGCACATACGACTTACGACGTGGATCTCATCGTTGTTGATAACGCACACAGG
- a CDS encoding LamG domain-containing protein has protein sequence MSKVIFVLSLCLLLITANLSIANVAEDGLVAYWPFDEGKGKEAIDVTGNGHDGEFNDDPKWVDGKFEAGLEFDGVDDHVIVEDDPAFVIEENITIMMWFSPNEDLTGHRLMSKNNSIFVIFDFGNAASIDFLVKPNNTFAESTTTDWKVGEWYHFAGTFDGKTMKVYINGELEGEAPNGVPIAPSNLELWIGGDDLGNATDHFPGKIDEVRLYEKTLSEADIQQVMETPQDVEARGKLATAWGKLKARIR, from the coding sequence ATGTCCAAAGTTATCTTTGTTTTATCGCTATGCCTACTCCTGATTACTGCCAACCTCAGTATTGCCAACGTCGCAGAAGACGGACTCGTCGCCTATTGGCCCTTTGATGAAGGTAAAGGTAAAGAAGCCATAGATGTCACCGGCAACGGGCACGATGGAGAGTTCAACGATGATCCCAAATGGGTCGATGGAAAGTTCGAGGCTGGACTCGAATTTGACGGTGTGGATGACCATGTTATTGTGGAAGACGATCCTGCCTTCGTCATTGAGGAAAATATTACCATCATGATGTGGTTCAGTCCAAACGAGGACCTCACCGGTCACCGCTTAATGAGTAAAAATAACTCCATCTTTGTCATCTTTGACTTCGGCAATGCAGCCAGTATAGACTTTCTCGTCAAACCGAACAATACCTTCGCCGAATCCACAACAACAGATTGGAAAGTCGGTGAATGGTATCACTTTGCAGGAACATTCGATGGAAAGACGATGAAGGTTTATATTAACGGTGAACTCGAAGGTGAAGCTCCGAACGGTGTGCCAATTGCGCCATCCAACTTAGAACTCTGGATTGGTGGCGACGATCTCGGCAATGCCACTGACCACTTCCCCGGTAAAATTGATGAAGTACGACTTTATGAGAAAACCCTAAGTGAAGCCGATATTCAACAAGTTATGGAGACACCACAGGATGTAGAGGCACGCGGAAAACTCGCTACAGCCTGGGGAAAATTAAAGGCAAGAATCAGATAA